A window of the Arenibacter algicola genome harbors these coding sequences:
- a CDS encoding M3 family metallopeptidase, whose amino-acid sequence MNPLLTPFDTAPFSKIKNEHFKPAFLQAIEDARLEIDAIANSKEVPTFENTIAALDFAGQQLDRISSVFFNLNSAETNPEIQKIAQEVSPLLSEFSNDITLNEDLFKRVKAVYDQRNALELTTEEQTLLDKKYKSFSRNGANLALEKKKRLREIDAELSKLKLQFGENVLAETNKYEMHLTNEEDLDGLPEGEKEAAAQLAKSKEKEGWLITLDYPSYIPFMKYSSNRKLRKELSIAFGSKGFHNDELDNQKNIINIANLRHERANLLGYKTHAHYVLEERMAETPEKVHHFLQELLEKAKPAAEREFAELENFAKQLDKIDRLEKWDGAYYSEKLKQKLFDLDDEKLKPYFKLENVIAGVFKVATKLFGLQFEEVFDIDKYHPDVKTYRIYDKDKNLVSLFYADFHPRPGKRGGAWMTSYKAQYVQNGVNVRPHISNVCNFTKPTASKPSLLTFNEVTTLFHEFGHGLHGMLANTVYPGLSGTSVYWDFVELPSQIMENWCYEKEALELFATHYQTGEVIPMELVQKIKDSATFQEGMATLRQISFGLLDMSWHGTDPSGISNVKEQEVKAFEPTDLYPECPETCMSTSFSHIFQGGYSSGYYSYKWAEVLDADAFAYFKEKGIFNQEVATKFKDNVLSKGGTEKPMELYKRFRGSEPKIEALLKRAGLLSETVN is encoded by the coding sequence ATGAATCCATTATTGACCCCATTTGATACAGCACCATTCTCCAAAATAAAAAATGAACATTTTAAACCTGCATTTTTGCAGGCCATAGAGGATGCCAGGTTAGAAATCGATGCCATTGCAAACTCCAAGGAGGTTCCTACTTTTGAAAATACCATTGCCGCCTTGGATTTTGCGGGACAACAATTGGACAGGATATCCAGCGTATTTTTTAATTTGAATTCTGCAGAGACCAATCCAGAAATTCAGAAAATAGCCCAGGAGGTATCTCCCCTCTTGTCGGAATTCAGCAATGATATTACCCTGAACGAGGATTTGTTTAAGCGGGTCAAAGCAGTATACGACCAAAGGAACGCTCTGGAATTGACCACCGAGGAACAAACCCTTCTCGATAAAAAATACAAAAGTTTTAGCAGGAACGGCGCCAATTTGGCCTTGGAAAAAAAGAAGCGCCTTCGCGAAATTGATGCCGAACTGTCCAAACTTAAGCTTCAATTCGGGGAAAATGTTTTGGCCGAGACCAACAAGTACGAAATGCACCTTACCAATGAGGAAGATTTGGACGGTCTTCCTGAAGGGGAAAAAGAGGCAGCTGCGCAATTGGCAAAATCAAAGGAAAAGGAAGGCTGGTTGATTACCTTGGATTACCCCAGCTATATTCCCTTTATGAAATATTCCAGTAATAGAAAATTACGGAAGGAACTTTCCATAGCATTTGGCAGCAAAGGCTTTCATAATGATGAATTGGACAATCAGAAAAATATAATAAACATTGCCAACCTACGACACGAAAGGGCCAATCTGTTAGGCTATAAAACACATGCCCACTATGTGTTGGAGGAACGCATGGCCGAAACCCCGGAAAAAGTCCACCACTTTCTTCAGGAATTACTGGAAAAAGCAAAACCGGCAGCTGAGAGGGAATTTGCAGAGTTGGAAAATTTTGCCAAGCAATTGGATAAAATAGATCGATTGGAGAAATGGGACGGAGCTTATTATTCTGAAAAATTAAAACAAAAACTGTTCGATCTGGACGATGAAAAGCTTAAACCCTATTTTAAACTGGAGAATGTAATTGCCGGAGTATTTAAAGTAGCTACAAAATTATTCGGTCTGCAATTTGAAGAAGTTTTTGATATTGACAAATACCATCCGGATGTAAAGACGTATCGCATTTACGACAAGGACAAAAATCTAGTGTCCCTATTCTACGCGGATTTCCACCCTAGACCAGGAAAACGTGGGGGAGCTTGGATGACATCCTACAAAGCACAATATGTACAAAACGGGGTTAATGTACGGCCGCATATTTCCAATGTCTGCAATTTCACCAAACCCACTGCCAGTAAACCCTCCTTACTTACTTTTAATGAGGTTACCACCTTGTTCCATGAGTTTGGTCATGGCTTGCACGGTATGTTGGCAAATACGGTTTATCCAGGACTTTCAGGTACTTCGGTATATTGGGATTTTGTGGAGTTGCCCAGCCAAATAATGGAAAACTGGTGCTATGAAAAGGAAGCTCTGGAATTATTTGCCACACATTACCAAACAGGTGAAGTTATACCGATGGAATTGGTGCAGAAAATAAAAGACTCGGCCACCTTTCAAGAGGGAATGGCCACCTTAAGACAAATCAGTTTTGGACTGTTGGATATGTCCTGGCACGGTACGGATCCATCCGGTATCAGCAACGTAAAGGAACAGGAAGTAAAGGCTTTTGAACCAACAGATCTGTACCCAGAATGCCCCGAAACCTGCATGAGCACTTCTTTTTCCCATATATTTCAAGGCGGATACTCCTCTGGATATTACAGCTATAAGTGGGCTGAAGTATTGGACGCGGATGCCTTTGCCTACTTTAAGGAAAAAGGTATTTTCAATCAAGAAGTGGCCACAAAATTTAAGGACAATGTTCTGTCTAAAGGCGGAACTGAAAAGCCTATGGAATTGTACAAACGTTTTAGAGGTAGCGAACCCAAGATAGAGGCCTTGTTGAAAAGGGCCGGCCTGTTGTCCGAGACAGTGAATTAA
- a CDS encoding UbiA prenyltransferase family protein, whose protein sequence is MNWRRYLFHFYLDASIHVALSVFALIEITCIFFGLSRDNHISYLVFFGTIACYNFVKYGVEAKKYFLVSNTYHKNIQVVSFIAGGFALYHSFFVSFEAWIGLAVLSVLTSLYAVPLLPNAKNLRSLGGLKIFIVAMVWAGTTVVLPVVAADRVLDWDVSIELVQRFLMVLILMLPFEIRDLDYDDPELRTLPQRFGYLKTKIFGAAGAVVFFFLTFMKDYLTFFEVFGKGLAFLGLAVLMLVTRRNQSQFFSSFWVEAIPIFWWASILVMDVFLGS, encoded by the coding sequence ATGAACTGGCGTAGATACTTATTTCATTTTTACTTGGATGCCAGTATTCATGTAGCATTATCAGTGTTTGCATTAATTGAAATTACCTGCATTTTTTTTGGACTTTCCAGGGACAATCATATTTCGTATCTGGTATTTTTTGGAACAATTGCATGCTACAATTTTGTGAAATATGGGGTAGAGGCGAAGAAATATTTCCTAGTGTCCAATACTTACCATAAGAATATTCAGGTCGTAAGTTTTATTGCGGGGGGCTTTGCTCTGTACCATTCTTTTTTTGTGTCCTTTGAAGCTTGGATCGGCCTTGCAGTTTTGTCGGTTCTGACGAGTTTATATGCTGTTCCGTTGTTGCCCAACGCAAAAAATCTTAGAAGTTTGGGGGGGCTCAAAATTTTTATAGTGGCTATGGTTTGGGCAGGTACAACGGTAGTTTTGCCCGTTGTAGCTGCAGATAGGGTATTGGATTGGGATGTGTCAATAGAGTTGGTGCAACGATTTCTAATGGTCCTGATTCTAATGTTGCCATTCGAAATTAGGGACTTGGATTATGACGATCCGGAACTAAGAACTTTGCCGCAAAGATTTGGTTACCTAAAAACAAAGATTTTCGGGGCAGCCGGAGCTGTTGTTTTTTTCTTTTTGACTTTTATGAAAGATTACCTGACGTTTTTTGAGGTATTTGGCAAGGGTCTGGCATTTCTTGGTCTAGCAGTATTAATGTTGGTGACCAGAAGAAATCAATCCCAATTTTTTTCTTCCTTTTGGGTCGAAGCAATTCCGATTTTTTGGTGGGCCAGTATTTTGGTAATGGATGTCTTTTTAGGTTCTTGA
- a CDS encoding PH domain-containing protein, whose amino-acid sequence MVRYKSKIGWILVVVILLLLLTPIFQLLKNPVSIGPIYLLLPALFIGYIFVSTYYEIGNGVLRIKSGFLLNRSILISSITKIEATKNPISAPATSFDRLEVFYHKFESVIISPKEKRAFIAHLKQLNPKIQDNTGL is encoded by the coding sequence ATGGTAAGATATAAGTCTAAAATAGGTTGGATACTGGTGGTTGTAATCCTGCTTTTGCTTTTGACACCTATTTTCCAGCTGTTAAAAAACCCTGTAAGTATTGGCCCCATATACTTATTGTTGCCGGCACTTTTTATTGGTTACATATTTGTATCTACCTATTATGAAATTGGTAATGGCGTGTTAAGGATCAAGAGTGGATTTCTGCTCAATCGTTCCATTTTGATAAGTTCCATTACAAAAATTGAGGCTACCAAAAATCCCATTAGTGCACCGGCCACTTCCTTTGATAGGCTGGAGGTTTTTTACCATAAATTTGAAAGTGTCATCATTTCCCCTAAGGAGAAGCGCGCATTTATAGCCCATTTAAAACAATTAAATCCCAAGATTCAGGACAATACGGGATTGTAA
- a CDS encoding sigma-70 family RNA polymerase sigma factor, producing the protein MTKQELNPDIWVDSYSDYLFNYAVSRVSDSEIAKDLVQETFFAGLKSAKNFKGEATERTWLISILKRKVIDHYRKINSKKAKSMVRITQNPNSDADSNFLEEQVADPMSLLENSQIENEELGMAIQDCIAKLPKKHALAFTLKTINGLSTEEVCKELDINPSNLWVILHRARTVLMDCLNNNWFKI; encoded by the coding sequence ATGACAAAACAAGAATTAAATCCGGACATTTGGGTCGATAGTTATTCCGATTACCTATTCAACTATGCGGTAAGTCGGGTAAGTGATTCTGAAATTGCCAAAGATTTGGTACAGGAGACTTTTTTTGCCGGATTAAAATCTGCAAAAAATTTTAAAGGGGAGGCCACTGAACGCACTTGGCTGATCTCTATCCTAAAAAGAAAAGTAATCGATCATTATCGCAAAATAAATTCCAAAAAGGCGAAATCTATGGTCCGCATCACCCAAAACCCAAATAGTGATGCCGATAGCAACTTTTTGGAAGAACAGGTTGCGGACCCAATGAGTCTGCTGGAAAACAGCCAAATAGAAAACGAAGAATTGGGCATGGCCATTCAGGACTGCATAGCCAAGCTCCCAAAAAAACACGCTTTGGCATTTACCCTAAAAACCATAAACGGACTCAGTACCGAGGAGGTATGTAAGGAGCTCGATATCAATCCGTCTAATCTTTGGGTTATCCTTCATAGAGCAAGAACTGTTCTCATGGATTGCCTGAACAACAATTGGTTCAAGATATGA
- a CDS encoding rhodanese-like domain-containing protein: protein MRTIFLFLVVLVLQTGCSQENKDKMPISDFKQELLDNAILVDVRTPEEFSAGHLENADNINWYDADFSEQFKTVDKNKTIYLYCKMGGRSAKAQEKLKSLGFTHVVNLEGGYDAVKANN, encoded by the coding sequence ATGAGAACAATATTTCTTTTTTTGGTAGTACTAGTATTGCAGACGGGTTGTTCCCAAGAAAATAAGGACAAAATGCCAATAAGCGACTTTAAACAGGAATTATTGGATAATGCCATTTTGGTAGATGTTAGGACCCCTGAAGAATTTAGTGCGGGGCACCTGGAGAATGCCGATAATATTAATTGGTATGATGCTGATTTCTCGGAACAATTTAAAACAGTGGACAAAAATAAGACCATATACCTCTATTGCAAGATGGGCGGACGCAGTGCGAAGGCACAGGAAAAATTAAAATCTTTGGGCTTTACCCATGTGGTTAATCTGGAAGGTGGATATGATGCCGTTAAGGCCAACAATTGA